A genomic stretch from Serratia entomophila includes:
- a CDS encoding carbohydrate porin: protein MKKLSYLAVTTGLLISASASASAGGSDLEARLNALEQRLAQAERRAAQAETRATAAERRAQQLEQRTANTERQTAQVAQRAATLETQAAPAGSLKLSGFNDLKLYGDVEFNLDGASRSGQLTSLKGSDHKDWKPGNKERWDINGRILVGVDGYRRNQDGNFSGFSVQPLADMTGKMNLDDAAFFFGNEKNWQTKIGRFEAYDMFPLNQDTFIQYSGNTANDLYADGFGYIYMMKEGRGRSSSGGNLMLSKYAGDFYFELNTLVEDGTSLFQDNNYHGNSLDNKKNVAYLRPVIAWKKNQLGAAVAMESNLVNNAYGYQDSQGQFVDQSKRNGYGMTLSWNNTAANPDNGVAANLSTAYLDAAGEQDFTAGINLLWRRFELGYIYAHNNIKEFNTAGIAADINNPLSEPGKYDIHTVHTSYQIPNIMNMKNFNLYLGAYVSMLEANAGNKIANGDNDQRYGVRARFKYFF, encoded by the coding sequence ATGAAAAAACTGAGCTATTTGGCTGTAACAACAGGGCTTCTCATCTCCGCCTCCGCCTCAGCGAGCGCCGGCGGCAGCGACCTCGAAGCGCGCCTCAACGCGCTGGAGCAGCGCCTGGCGCAGGCCGAACGGCGGGCAGCGCAGGCAGAGACGCGCGCCACCGCCGCGGAGCGCCGGGCGCAACAGCTGGAACAGCGCACGGCGAATACTGAACGCCAAACCGCGCAGGTGGCGCAGCGTGCCGCGACGCTGGAAACCCAGGCCGCGCCGGCCGGCAGCCTGAAACTCAGCGGCTTCAACGATCTTAAGCTGTACGGCGACGTCGAGTTCAACCTGGATGGCGCCAGCCGCAGCGGCCAGCTGACGTCGCTGAAAGGCAGCGACCACAAGGACTGGAAACCCGGCAACAAAGAGCGCTGGGACATCAACGGCCGCATTCTGGTGGGCGTAGACGGCTACCGCCGCAATCAGGACGGCAATTTCTCCGGCTTCAGCGTGCAGCCGCTGGCGGACATGACCGGCAAAATGAATCTCGATGACGCCGCCTTCTTCTTCGGCAACGAAAAAAACTGGCAGACCAAGATCGGCCGGTTTGAAGCCTATGACATGTTCCCGCTCAATCAGGACACCTTCATTCAATACTCCGGCAATACCGCCAACGATTTGTACGCCGACGGCTTCGGCTACATCTACATGATGAAAGAGGGACGCGGCCGCAGCAGCAGCGGCGGCAACCTGATGCTGAGCAAATACGCCGGCGATTTCTACTTCGAATTGAATACGCTGGTGGAGGACGGCACCTCGCTGTTCCAGGACAACAACTACCACGGCAACAGCCTGGACAATAAGAAAAATGTCGCCTATCTGCGCCCGGTGATCGCCTGGAAGAAAAACCAGCTCGGCGCCGCCGTGGCGATGGAGAGCAACCTGGTCAACAACGCTTACGGCTACCAGGACAGCCAGGGGCAGTTTGTCGATCAGTCCAAGCGCAACGGCTATGGCATGACGCTGAGTTGGAACAACACCGCCGCCAACCCGGATAATGGCGTGGCCGCCAACCTGAGCACCGCCTATCTGGACGCCGCCGGCGAGCAGGATTTCACCGCCGGCATCAACCTGCTGTGGCGGCGCTTCGAACTGGGCTATATCTATGCCCACAACAACATCAAAGAGTTCAATACCGCCGGGATCGCCGCCGACATCAACAATCCGCTCAGCGAGCCGGGCAAATACGACATCCATACCGTTCATACGTCGTATCAGATACCTAACATTATGAATATGAAGAACTTCAACCTGTATCTGGGCGCCTACGTCTCGATGCTGGAAGCCAACGCGGGGAACAAAATCGCCAACGGCGACAACGACCAGCGCTACGGCGTGCGCGCCAGATTCAAATATTTCTTCTGA
- a CDS encoding sucrose-specific PTS transporter subunit IIBC, whose translation MDITATANALLSLLGGKENIASAAHCATRLRLVLMDDGKMDKAAIDKLEGVKGCFSNAGQIQVIFGTGLVNKVHAEFIKAAGISESSKSEAADIAAKKLNPLQRIARLLSNIFVPIIPAIVASGLLMGLLGMVKTYGWADANSALFVMLDMFSSAAFIILPILIGFTAAREFGGNPYLGATLGGILTHPALTNAWGVAGGFHTMDFFGLEIAMIGYQGTVFPVLLTVWFMSLLEKRLRKLIPNALDLILTPFLTVVISGFVAMLFIGPAGRALGDGISLVLSTLIAHAGWFAGLLFGGLYSAIVITGVHHSFHAVEAGLLGNPNIGVNFLLPIWSMANIAQGGACLAVYFKTRDAKIKAIAVPSAFSAMLGITEAALFGINLRFVKPFLAALAGGALGGAWVVANHVGMNAVGLTAIPGMAIVQAGSLLSYIIGLVIAFGSAFVLSLLLKYKTEAA comes from the coding sequence ATGGACATAACCGCAACCGCCAACGCGTTGCTGTCGCTGCTCGGCGGCAAAGAGAACATCGCCAGCGCCGCCCACTGCGCCACGCGCCTGCGTCTGGTGCTGATGGATGACGGCAAAATGGACAAGGCGGCGATCGACAAGCTGGAGGGGGTCAAGGGCTGCTTCAGCAATGCCGGCCAGATCCAGGTGATCTTCGGCACCGGGCTGGTCAACAAGGTGCATGCGGAATTCATCAAGGCGGCGGGCATCAGCGAATCCAGCAAGTCCGAAGCCGCCGACATCGCGGCGAAAAAGCTTAACCCGCTGCAGCGCATCGCCCGCCTGTTGTCGAATATCTTTGTGCCAATCATCCCGGCCATCGTCGCCTCCGGCCTGTTGATGGGCCTGCTCGGCATGGTGAAGACCTACGGCTGGGCGGACGCCAACAGCGCGCTGTTCGTGATGCTGGATATGTTCAGCTCGGCGGCGTTCATTATCCTGCCTATCCTGATAGGCTTCACCGCCGCGCGGGAGTTCGGCGGCAATCCTTATCTCGGCGCCACGCTCGGCGGCATCCTGACCCACCCCGCGCTGACCAACGCCTGGGGCGTCGCCGGCGGCTTCCACACCATGGATTTCTTTGGCCTGGAAATCGCCATGATCGGCTATCAGGGCACGGTGTTCCCGGTGCTGCTGACCGTGTGGTTTATGAGCCTGCTGGAGAAACGGCTGCGCAAGCTGATCCCCAATGCGCTGGACCTGATCCTGACGCCGTTCCTGACGGTCGTGATCTCCGGTTTTGTCGCCATGCTGTTTATCGGCCCTGCCGGCCGCGCGCTGGGCGATGGCATCTCGTTGGTGCTCAGCACCCTGATCGCCCACGCAGGCTGGTTCGCCGGGCTGCTGTTCGGCGGCCTGTACTCCGCCATCGTCATTACCGGCGTCCACCACAGCTTCCACGCCGTTGAAGCCGGTCTGCTCGGCAATCCGAACATCGGCGTCAACTTCCTGTTGCCGATCTGGTCGATGGCCAACATCGCCCAGGGCGGCGCCTGCCTGGCGGTGTACTTCAAAACCCGCGATGCCAAAATCAAGGCCATCGCCGTACCTTCGGCTTTCTCGGCCATGCTCGGCATTACCGAAGCGGCGCTGTTCGGCATCAACCTGCGCTTCGTCAAACCCTTCCTGGCGGCGCTGGCGGGCGGTGCCCTCGGTGGCGCCTGGGTGGTCGCCAATCACGTCGGCATGAACGCCGTCGGATTAACGGCGATCCCCGGCATGGCGATCGTGCAGGCCGGCTCGCTGTTAAGCTATATCATTGGATTGGTTATCGCCTTCGGCAGCGCCTTTGTTCTCTCTCTGCTGCTGAAATACAAAACCGAGGCGGCATGA
- a CDS encoding sucrose-6-phosphate hydrolase encodes MEELSLVKQSVRALMSGMPLALRDPHRPAWHLAPSVGLLNDPNGFIHHDGVYHLFYQWNPLGCDHRNKCWGHWRSTDLVHWEHQPIALAPGACYDSHGCYSGSAVVADGKLTLVYTGNVKYPDGSRTAYQCLAQDSGQGEFAKLGPVLPLPPGYSGHVRDPKVWRHRDSWYMVLGARDLQDRGKVLLLSSADLRSWRLLGEIAGSGLNGIGEFGYMWECPDLFALDGAEVLICCPQGLAKQAERYLNVYQAGYLIGELDYRQAAFSHGAFRELDAGFEFYAPQTTLAEDGRRLLFGWMGVPEQDEDAHPTRQYGWIHCMTCPRELSLRDGKLCQLPARELQQLRGEHSLWLGAAGNAPERPLGCAELQLTPQGAFSAAFGEAMTLHWDGELLRLTRRNLRSGQPEHRYWRGEVTHLQLLFDRSSVEIFINRGEAVMSARYFPGPEPLLRMSGDGALALEHWPLTPCMLE; translated from the coding sequence ATGGAAGAACTGAGCTTGGTCAAACAAAGCGTCAGGGCGTTGATGAGCGGCATGCCGCTGGCGCTGCGCGATCCGCACCGCCCGGCCTGGCACCTGGCGCCGAGCGTCGGTCTGTTGAACGACCCCAACGGGTTTATTCACCATGACGGCGTCTATCACCTGTTCTATCAGTGGAACCCGCTGGGTTGCGATCACCGCAACAAATGCTGGGGCCACTGGCGGTCGACCGATCTGGTGCACTGGGAGCATCAGCCTATCGCGCTGGCGCCCGGCGCCTGCTACGACAGCCATGGCTGCTACTCCGGTTCGGCGGTGGTGGCGGACGGCAAGCTAACGCTGGTGTATACCGGCAACGTGAAATATCCCGACGGTTCGCGCACCGCTTATCAGTGCCTGGCGCAGGACAGCGGCCAGGGCGAGTTCGCCAAGCTCGGCCCGGTGCTGCCGCTGCCGCCCGGTTACAGCGGGCACGTGCGCGATCCGAAAGTCTGGCGCCACCGGGATAGCTGGTACATGGTGCTCGGCGCCCGCGATTTGCAGGATCGCGGCAAAGTATTGCTTCTGAGCTCCGCCGACCTGCGCAGCTGGCGGTTGCTGGGCGAGATCGCCGGCTCCGGGCTGAACGGCATCGGTGAATTTGGCTACATGTGGGAATGCCCGGACCTGTTCGCGCTGGACGGTGCGGAGGTCCTGATCTGCTGCCCGCAGGGGCTGGCGAAACAGGCCGAACGTTACCTCAATGTCTATCAGGCCGGCTATCTGATCGGCGAACTGGATTACCGTCAGGCCGCCTTCAGCCACGGCGCGTTCCGGGAGCTGGACGCCGGGTTCGAATTCTATGCGCCGCAAACCACGCTGGCGGAAGACGGCCGCCGCCTGCTGTTCGGCTGGATGGGGGTGCCGGAGCAAGATGAGGATGCGCACCCAACGCGGCAATATGGCTGGATCCACTGCATGACCTGCCCGCGTGAGCTGTCGTTGCGCGACGGCAAACTCTGCCAGCTGCCGGCGCGTGAACTGCAGCAGCTGCGCGGCGAGCACAGCCTGTGGCTGGGCGCGGCCGGCAACGCGCCAGAGCGGCCGCTGGGCTGCGCAGAGCTGCAGCTGACGCCACAGGGCGCCTTCAGCGCGGCCTTTGGTGAAGCGATGACGCTGCATTGGGACGGCGAGCTGCTGCGCCTGACGCGCCGCAATCTGCGCAGCGGGCAGCCGGAACACCGCTACTGGCGCGGCGAAGTCACGCATCTGCAGCTGTTGTTCGATCGCTCCAGCGTAGAGATTTTCATCAATCGCGGTGAGGCGGTCATGAGCGCGCGCTATTTCCCAGGGCCAGAGCCGCTGTTGCGCATGAGCGGTGACGGCGCTCTGGCGCTGGAACACTGGCCGCTGACGCCATGCATGCTAGAATGA
- a CDS encoding substrate-binding domain-containing protein, producing the protein MPSVKKNKRITISDIAALAGVSKSTASLVLNGRSKEYRVSDDTRDRILALANEHHYQPSFHARSLRSNRSHTLGLVVPEVTNYGFAVISRELETLCREAGLQLLIACTDENPAQEMMAVNSLVQRQVDGLIVASSQLNDAEYQKINAGLPVVQMDRLIAGSQLPLVITDSLSSTAALVENVARQHPDEFYFLGGQPRISPTRDRLAGFQLGLERAGVSCRPEWIINGNYHPSSGYEMFAQLCAQLGRPPKALFTAACGLLEGVLRYLNQHQLMDSDIHLCSFDDHYLFDCMTLKIDTVAQDCRALAQHSFDMVSALIDERPLEQNALYLPGNIHWRHAGSKAQLSSR; encoded by the coding sequence ATGCCGTCAGTGAAAAAAAATAAACGCATAACCATCAGTGATATCGCCGCGCTGGCTGGGGTATCGAAATCGACCGCCAGCCTGGTGCTCAACGGCCGCAGCAAGGAGTACCGGGTGTCTGACGACACCCGCGATCGCATTCTGGCGCTGGCCAATGAGCACCATTATCAGCCCAGCTTTCACGCCCGTTCGTTGCGCTCCAACCGCAGCCACACCCTGGGGCTGGTGGTGCCGGAAGTCACCAACTACGGGTTTGCGGTGATTTCACGCGAGCTGGAAACCCTGTGCCGCGAGGCCGGGCTGCAGCTGCTGATCGCCTGCACCGACGAGAATCCGGCGCAGGAGATGATGGCGGTGAACAGCCTGGTGCAGCGCCAGGTCGACGGCCTGATCGTCGCCTCCAGCCAGCTCAACGATGCGGAATATCAAAAGATCAACGCCGGGCTGCCGGTGGTGCAGATGGACCGCCTGATCGCCGGTTCGCAGCTGCCGCTGGTGATCACCGACTCGCTGAGCTCCACCGCCGCGCTGGTGGAGAACGTGGCGCGTCAGCACCCGGATGAGTTCTATTTCCTTGGCGGCCAGCCGCGCATTTCTCCCACCCGCGATCGCCTGGCCGGTTTTCAGCTTGGCCTGGAGCGTGCGGGAGTAAGCTGCCGGCCGGAATGGATCATCAACGGCAACTACCATCCCAGCTCGGGTTACGAGATGTTCGCCCAGCTGTGCGCTCAGCTGGGGCGGCCGCCAAAGGCACTGTTCACCGCCGCCTGCGGCCTGCTGGAAGGGGTGCTGCGCTACCTTAACCAGCATCAGCTGATGGACAGCGACATTCACCTGTGCAGTTTCGACGATCACTACCTGTTCGACTGCATGACGCTCAAGATCGACACGGTGGCGCAGGACTGTCGTGCGCTGGCTCAGCACAGCTTCGACATGGTCAGCGCCCTGATCGACGAACGGCCGCTGGAGCAGAACGCGCTCTATCTGCCCGGCAACATTCACTGGCGCCATGCCGGTTCGAAGGCGCAGCTGAGCAGCCGCTGA
- the exbD gene encoding TonB system transport protein ExbD, with protein MAMRLNEDLDDSGELHEINVTPFIDVMLVLLIIFMVAAPLATVDIRVDLPASSAKPQPRPEKPVFLSVKADKQLYVGDQPVNADQLTSVLDQRTQANKETTIFFQADKSVDYETLMSVMDTLRKAGYLKVGLVGMEGAAK; from the coding sequence ATGGCGATGCGCTTAAATGAAGATCTGGACGACAGCGGCGAACTGCATGAAATCAACGTGACGCCGTTTATCGACGTCATGCTGGTGCTGTTGATCATCTTTATGGTGGCCGCGCCGCTGGCAACGGTAGATATTCGCGTCGATCTGCCGGCTTCTTCCGCCAAACCGCAGCCGCGGCCGGAGAAACCGGTATTCCTGTCGGTGAAAGCCGACAAGCAGCTGTATGTCGGCGATCAGCCGGTTAATGCCGATCAGCTGACGTCGGTGCTGGATCAACGCACTCAGGCGAATAAAGAGACCACCATCTTCTTCCAGGCCGACAAGAGCGTGGACTATGAAACGCTGATGAGCGTGATGGACACCTTGCGCAAGGCCGGCTACCTGAAAGTGGGGCTGGTGGGTATGGAAGGCGCCGCCAAGTAG
- the exbB gene encoding tol-pal system-associated acyl-CoA thioesterase, with the protein MKTAGKNLNQGSFGQGRAQWGKAFGRGLMASMVLVVGLAGSAQAAPATAPAVTESVAPGSAPAVAAPESVTPLNPAPTIQPPETRGMDLSVWGMYQHADIVVKAVMIGLVLASIVTWTILFAKGSELFRARRRLRREQLALADARSLDEASELAQNFSEESISAVLLNDAQNELELSAGSNDNNGIKERTGFRLERRVAAYSRNMGRGNGFLATIGAISPFVGLFGTVWGIMNSFIGIAHSQTTNLAVVAPGIAEALLATALGLVAAIPAVVIYNIFARLIGGHRAQVGDVAAQVMLLQGRDLDLAATAEAKRSQHAHQLRVG; encoded by the coding sequence GTGAAAACGGCTGGCAAGAATTTAAATCAAGGATCGTTCGGCCAGGGCCGGGCGCAATGGGGCAAGGCTTTCGGCCGCGGCCTGATGGCTTCGATGGTATTGGTGGTTGGGCTGGCGGGTAGCGCACAGGCTGCGCCGGCGACCGCCCCCGCCGTTACCGAAAGCGTTGCTCCAGGCTCCGCGCCTGCCGTTGCGGCGCCAGAGAGCGTGACTCCGTTGAATCCGGCGCCGACTATCCAGCCGCCGGAAACCCGTGGCATGGACCTGTCCGTCTGGGGCATGTACCAACACGCCGACATCGTGGTGAAAGCGGTGATGATTGGCCTGGTGCTGGCGTCTATCGTTACCTGGACCATCCTGTTCGCCAAAGGCAGCGAGCTGTTCCGCGCCAGGCGCCGTCTGCGCCGCGAACAGCTGGCGCTGGCCGACGCGCGTTCGCTGGATGAGGCGTCCGAACTGGCGCAGAACTTCTCCGAAGAGAGCATTAGCGCGGTGTTGCTGAACGACGCGCAAAACGAGCTGGAGCTGTCGGCGGGATCCAACGACAACAACGGCATCAAGGAACGTACCGGTTTCCGCCTCGAGCGCCGCGTGGCGGCCTACAGCCGCAACATGGGCCGCGGCAACGGTTTCCTGGCCACCATCGGCGCCATCTCGCCGTTCGTCGGCCTGTTCGGCACCGTCTGGGGCATCATGAACAGCTTTATCGGCATCGCCCACTCGCAGACCACCAACCTGGCCGTCGTGGCTCCCGGCATCGCGGAGGCGCTGCTGGCGACCGCGCTGGGCCTGGTTGCCGCAATCCCGGCGGTAGTGATCTACAACATCTTCGCTCGCCTTATCGGCGGCCACCGCGCCCAGGTTGGCGACGTGGCGGCGCAGGTGATGCTGCTGCAGGGCCGCGATCTGGATCTGGCGGCGACGGCGGAAGCCAAACGCTCACAGCACGCACACCAACTGCGGGTGGGGTGA